One window of Nocardia sp. NBC_00508 genomic DNA carries:
- a CDS encoding NAD(P)H-binding protein, which translates to MIVITAPTGHIGSRLLDILLETSTRSEELRVIVRDPGNLPEAIRSRVDIVTGSHGDADVVDRAFAGADAVFWLVPPDLYAPNLDAAFSGFTHAAAKAFTTHDVGHVVGVSALGRGTPVAGRAGQVTASLAMDDLIANTGVAYRALANPTFMDNLLWQAISIRDAGVFTGTAAADRKAPMVATRDIAAAAARLLLDRSWSGTGEVAVLGPEDLAPKDMAHTMSEVLGRPIRYQRQSLDDFRAAQTARGVSDPIATAYVDMMRAKENGLDDGVPRSGATASPTSFREWCEQNLAPAVRA; encoded by the coding sequence ATGATCGTCATCACCGCCCCCACCGGTCACATCGGCAGCCGACTGCTGGACATCCTGCTCGAAACATCCACTCGCAGTGAAGAATTACGCGTCATTGTGCGCGATCCCGGGAATCTCCCGGAGGCGATCCGCTCCCGCGTCGATATCGTCACCGGATCGCACGGCGATGCCGATGTCGTGGACCGGGCCTTCGCCGGTGCGGACGCGGTCTTCTGGCTGGTCCCGCCCGACCTGTACGCGCCGAATCTGGACGCCGCGTTTTCCGGATTCACGCACGCCGCCGCGAAGGCCTTCACCACCCACGACGTCGGGCACGTCGTCGGCGTCTCGGCGCTCGGGCGTGGTACTCCCGTCGCGGGTCGCGCCGGGCAGGTGACGGCATCGCTGGCAATGGACGATCTCATTGCGAATACGGGCGTGGCCTATCGGGCACTGGCGAACCCGACGTTCATGGATAACCTCCTGTGGCAGGCGATTTCGATCCGCGACGCCGGCGTGTTCACCGGCACCGCGGCCGCCGACCGCAAGGCACCGATGGTCGCCACCCGCGATATCGCCGCGGCGGCCGCCCGCCTGCTGCTCGACCGCTCCTGGTCGGGGACGGGCGAGGTCGCAGTGCTGGGACCGGAGGATCTGGCACCGAAGGACATGGCGCACACCATGTCCGAGGTGCTCGGTCGCCCCATCCGCTACCAGCGGCAGTCTCTCGACGACTTCCGCGCAGCACAGACCGCCCGAGGCGTCAGCGATCCGATCGCGACCGCCTACGTCGACATGATGCGCGCCAAGGAGAACGGCCTCGACGACGGCGTACCGCGCTCCGGTGCGACCGCGAGCCCGACGAGCTTCCGCGAGTGGTGCGAGCAGAATCTCGCGCCAGCGGTCCGGGCATGA
- a CDS encoding DM13 domain-containing protein: MVSARRITRSPITWIVVVLAVAGLGTGLALFQPWRLFTDTTVQEEAPSVSAAPAPGAEVPQPRAIARGTFISHEHATAGTVVVLRLPDGGQVLRLENLDTSDGPDLHVWLTDAPVREGRDGWFVFDDGAHTDLGKLKGNQGNQNYAIPADADLTRLTSVAIWCDRFNVSFGAAELRPA; the protein is encoded by the coding sequence ATGGTGTCCGCACGCAGGATCACCCGTTCGCCGATCACCTGGATCGTCGTCGTGCTGGCGGTGGCCGGGCTCGGCACCGGCCTGGCCCTGTTCCAGCCGTGGCGTTTGTTCACCGACACCACCGTCCAGGAGGAGGCGCCGTCGGTCTCCGCCGCTCCGGCACCTGGCGCCGAGGTACCGCAGCCCCGCGCCATCGCGCGCGGCACGTTCATCTCGCATGAGCACGCGACGGCTGGCACGGTCGTGGTCCTGCGATTGCCCGACGGCGGCCAAGTGCTGCGCCTAGAAAACCTCGACACCTCCGACGGCCCCGACCTGCACGTCTGGCTCACCGACGCCCCGGTGCGCGAGGGCCGCGACGGGTGGTTCGTCTTCGACGACGGCGCGCACACCGACCTGGGCAAACTCAAGGGCAACCAGGGCAACCAGAACTACGCCATCCCCGCCGACGCGGACCTCACCCGGCTGACCAGTGTCGCGATCTGGTGCGACCGGTTCAACGTCTCCTTCGGCGCGGCCGAGCTGCGTCCAGCCTGA
- a CDS encoding HNH endonuclease: protein MMFRCAADPAAVTADNWIHTGVLVLNASYEALDEIKADRAVVLLVAGAAESIADREPHFPIRSRHVELALPQTIRLLRYVYLAYTTLVDDESKATLAGVLRRDNHRCGYCAGWARTVDHIRPRSRGGPNTWSNLVACCAPCNTAKADRTPEEAGMRLLWEPKAPTHRVRQQRRIWKQLAVT from the coding sequence ATGATGTTCCGCTGTGCCGCCGACCCGGCGGCGGTGACCGCCGACAACTGGATACACACCGGAGTCCTCGTCCTGAACGCCTCCTACGAGGCGCTCGACGAGATCAAGGCCGACCGGGCCGTGGTGTTGCTCGTCGCCGGAGCCGCGGAGTCGATCGCCGACCGCGAGCCGCACTTCCCGATCCGGTCGCGGCACGTGGAACTCGCTCTGCCGCAGACGATTCGGCTGCTGCGCTATGTCTACCTGGCGTACACCACGCTGGTCGACGACGAGAGCAAGGCCACCTTGGCGGGTGTGCTGCGCCGCGACAACCACCGGTGCGGCTACTGCGCGGGCTGGGCCCGCACCGTGGACCACATCCGGCCGCGGTCGCGGGGCGGCCCGAACACCTGGAGCAACCTGGTGGCCTGCTGCGCGCCGTGCAACACCGCCAAGGCCGACCGCACCCCCGAGGAGGCGGGCATGCGCCTGCTCTGGGAACCGAAGGCACCCACCCACCGGGTCAGGCAGCAGCGGCGGATCTGGAAGCAGCTCGCCGTCACCTGA
- a CDS encoding LysR family transcriptional regulator has product MDLDLRKLRYFAAVAEHRHFGRAAEKLYIAQPVLSRQIKAFEQELDCTLLVRTTRNVELTAAGKQLYEEAQGILAAVDAAVRRVHDVDRGVRRLVVAFSIGLRVSEAIREFVMRHPEVETDVVPARWWERDAPLRDGRAQIGYLRRPFDESGLRTIPVGHEPRVACMPATHPLASRRELTLADLDGERMLDVRNRRTLSLEEKFELIASGHGLVLVPLSVARAYVRPDLVHRPVTDAPGAETCLVVASDHHDKLLREFLDIAITTLRH; this is encoded by the coding sequence ATGGATCTGGATTTGCGCAAGCTCCGCTACTTCGCCGCGGTGGCAGAGCACCGGCACTTCGGCCGGGCGGCGGAAAAGCTCTACATCGCCCAGCCCGTGCTGAGCCGTCAGATCAAGGCTTTCGAGCAGGAATTGGATTGCACGCTGCTCGTGCGGACCACCCGCAACGTGGAGCTGACCGCCGCCGGGAAGCAGCTCTACGAGGAGGCGCAGGGGATTCTCGCGGCCGTCGACGCGGCGGTGCGGCGCGTGCACGATGTCGACCGCGGCGTGCGACGGCTGGTGGTCGCGTTCTCCATCGGGTTGCGTGTATCGGAGGCGATCCGGGAATTCGTGATGCGTCACCCGGAGGTCGAAACCGATGTCGTGCCGGCGCGCTGGTGGGAGCGGGACGCACCACTGCGGGACGGTCGAGCTCAGATAGGTTACCTGCGAAGACCTTTCGATGAATCCGGATTGCGCACCATCCCCGTCGGTCACGAACCCAGGGTTGCCTGCATGCCCGCGACCCATCCGCTGGCGTCGCGCCGGGAACTCACCCTGGCCGATCTCGACGGTGAGCGGATGCTCGACGTCCGGAACAGGCGGACGTTGTCACTGGAAGAAAAGTTCGAGCTCATCGCCTCCGGGCACGGCCTGGTACTCGTCCCACTGAGTGTGGCGCGCGCCTACGTCCGCCCCGACCTCGTCCACCGCCCCGTCACCGACGCCCCCGGGGCCGAGACATGCCTGGTTGTCGCCTCGGACCACCATGACAAGCTCCTGCGCGAATTCCTCGACATCGCCATCACGACACTGCGGCACTGA
- a CDS encoding WhiB family transcriptional regulator, giving the protein MTRTATTAVTELTLADLLPLSDSRGWHRAACRGDPNHEAWFPYPSQDFDYAREVCARCPILDACGEFAARTGQSGVWGGHEFDRGRVIRR; this is encoded by the coding sequence ATGACGCGCACCGCGACCACCGCCGTCACGGAATTGACCCTGGCCGACCTGCTCCCGCTCTCGGATTCCCGAGGGTGGCACCGGGCGGCCTGCCGTGGCGACCCGAACCACGAGGCCTGGTTCCCCTACCCGTCCCAGGACTTCGACTACGCGCGGGAGGTCTGCGCACGCTGCCCGATCCTGGACGCGTGCGGTGAATTCGCCGCGCGCACCGGACAATCCGGCGTCTGGGGCGGGCACGAGTTCGACCGCGGACGCGTGATTCGCCGATGA
- a CDS encoding N(5)-(carboxyethyl)ornithine synthase, with protein sequence MKQLTVGVIGTSRKADERRLAIHPAHVDRIDPKLRDRVFLEHGYGDRFGYSDARLEPLVGGHRTREELFAECDVLLLPKPSAEDLENLRPGQVVWGWPHCVQDERMTQLAVDRGLTLIAWEAMNHWTKEGNFSVHVFHKNNELAGYCSVLHALQLRGSCGDYGRRLRAAVISFGATARGAVRALSALGISDVTVLTQRRVSAVAAPFASVRMQHFERDPDNTSRTLALKAPEPGPLAEMLAQYDVVVNCILQDTDNPLMFVLNEDLPLFTPGTLFVDVSCDEGMGFEWARPTSFAEPMFSLGEDLHYYGVDHTPSYLWNSATWENSEALLEYLPIVMSGPDAWDGNETIRRAIEIREGRVKNLRILSFQGRAAAYPYAVV encoded by the coding sequence GTGAAGCAACTAACAGTCGGTGTCATCGGGACCTCCCGCAAGGCGGATGAGCGCCGATTGGCAATCCATCCGGCGCATGTCGACCGGATCGATCCGAAGCTTCGCGATCGGGTCTTTCTGGAGCACGGCTACGGCGATCGGTTCGGCTACTCCGACGCACGACTCGAGCCGCTGGTCGGCGGGCACCGCACGCGCGAGGAGCTGTTCGCCGAATGTGACGTGCTGCTGTTGCCCAAGCCGTCGGCCGAGGATCTGGAGAATCTGCGGCCCGGGCAGGTCGTGTGGGGGTGGCCGCACTGCGTTCAGGATGAGCGGATGACGCAGCTGGCCGTGGACCGGGGCCTGACCCTGATCGCTTGGGAGGCGATGAATCACTGGACGAAGGAGGGTAACTTCAGCGTCCACGTCTTCCACAAGAACAACGAGTTGGCCGGCTATTGCTCGGTGCTGCACGCGCTGCAACTGCGGGGCTCCTGTGGGGACTACGGGCGGCGGCTGCGGGCGGCCGTAATCAGTTTCGGCGCCACTGCCCGCGGCGCGGTCCGTGCCCTCTCGGCACTCGGCATCAGTGACGTGACGGTGCTGACCCAACGCAGGGTCTCAGCGGTTGCCGCACCGTTCGCGTCGGTGCGGATGCAGCATTTCGAGCGCGACCCGGACAACACCAGCCGGACCCTCGCGCTGAAGGCGCCGGAACCGGGACCGCTCGCGGAGATGCTGGCCCAATACGATGTGGTCGTCAACTGCATCCTCCAGGACACCGACAACCCGCTGATGTTCGTGCTCAACGAGGATCTGCCACTGTTCACGCCCGGCACGCTGTTCGTCGACGTCTCCTGCGACGAGGGCATGGGCTTCGAATGGGCCCGTCCGACCTCGTTCGCGGAGCCGATGTTCAGCCTCGGCGAGGACCTGCACTATTACGGCGTCGACCACACCCCCTCATACCTCTGGAACTCCGCCACCTGGGAGAACTCCGAGGCACTGCTGGAGTACCTGCCGATCGTTATGTCCGGTCCCGACGCCTGGGACGGCAACGAGACGATTCGGCGCGCGATCGAGATTCGCGAGGGCCGGGTCAAGAACCTACGGATCCTCTCGTTCCAGGGACGCGCCGCGGCCTACCCGTACGCGGTCGTCTGA
- a CDS encoding FAD-dependent oxidoreductase yields MSGWILFSEQWQRGRSGMRLVVVGGGIGGLALGAGLRRRGFEVAVFDRDTDVAATGGYHITLDERAQSALKDLVEPKIMQRLLASGSALRLRERDAFWDRRGRLLGHGPDLSGSGSVDVDRITLRMLLAEAVGDALHLGCSASGVGHDDHGTPQVLFTDRAPVSADLVVGADGTHSVVARHLAGGPTNSPAGIIGFSGRTLVRDLSPGEQQRLRPRSGLAIGPRGAALYVGFLDPVGNAALDAPELRMSVTTGPTYIWGAMFPESADTDSLRDLRGGALQAALLGRFRKRGWAEHTLEVIAQADPHSVAAFRFNAAPTRADDLAPWPAGRITALGDAVHATPPTAGMGAGAAIRDAASLLEHVSAAAAGTATLTDGVEHFEADMRQRGGEVLTLAMKTVRWILATDTTLGAAATAVSTPILAAAARLRH; encoded by the coding sequence ATGTCAGGGTGGATTCTGTTCAGCGAGCAGTGGCAGAGAGGACGGTCGGGTATGCGGCTGGTCGTGGTCGGTGGCGGGATCGGCGGGCTGGCTCTGGGGGCAGGGCTGCGTCGCCGGGGATTCGAGGTTGCGGTATTCGACCGCGACACCGACGTGGCGGCGACAGGCGGCTACCACATCACCCTGGACGAGCGGGCGCAGTCGGCGCTGAAAGATCTAGTGGAACCGAAGATCATGCAGCGGTTGCTGGCATCGGGTTCGGCGCTGCGGCTGCGCGAGCGTGACGCGTTCTGGGACCGCCGCGGCCGGCTGCTCGGCCACGGGCCGGATCTGAGTGGCAGCGGCAGTGTCGACGTCGATCGGATTACCCTGCGGATGCTGCTGGCCGAAGCAGTGGGTGATGCCCTGCACCTGGGATGCAGCGCGTCCGGCGTCGGCCATGATGACCACGGCACGCCCCAGGTGCTGTTCACCGATCGAGCGCCGGTCTCGGCGGATCTGGTGGTGGGTGCGGACGGCACCCACTCGGTGGTAGCCCGCCACCTGGCCGGAGGCCCGACCAACAGCCCGGCGGGCATCATCGGGTTCTCCGGCCGCACCCTCGTGCGAGACCTCAGCCCGGGCGAGCAGCAGCGGCTGAGGCCACGATCGGGGCTGGCGATCGGCCCGCGCGGGGCAGCGCTCTATGTCGGCTTCCTCGACCCGGTCGGCAACGCCGCGCTCGACGCTCCCGAGCTGCGGATGTCGGTCACCACCGGACCCACCTATATCTGGGGCGCCATGTTCCCCGAATCCGCCGACACCGACTCCCTGCGTGATCTGCGTGGCGGCGCGCTGCAGGCCGCGCTGCTGGGCCGGTTTCGCAAGCGGGGCTGGGCCGAGCACACGCTCGAGGTCATCGCCCAGGCCGACCCGCACAGCGTGGCCGCGTTCCGCTTCAACGCCGCCCCCACTCGTGCGGACGATCTCGCGCCCTGGCCCGCGGGGCGAATCACCGCGCTCGGCGACGCTGTCCACGCCACACCACCCACCGCCGGAATGGGAGCGGGCGCGGCCATCCGCGACGCCGCCAGCCTGCTCGAGCACGTGAGCGCCGCCGCCGCCGGCACCGCAACCCTCACCGACGGCGTGGAACATTTCGAGGCCGACATGCGTCAGCGCGGCGGAGAAGTCCTGACCCTGGCCATGAAGACCGTCCGGTGGATCCTGGCCACCGACACCACACTCGGCGCCGCAGCCACCGCCGTGAGCACCCCGATTCTGGCCGCAGCCGCCCGGCTACGTCACTGA
- a CDS encoding winged helix-turn-helix transcriptional regulator, which produces MSEHDVFLADCPARTTLALVADTWSVVVIFGLGDGPQRYSELRDRIGGISKKMLTQTLRKLEASRLVERRVLAAAPPGTEYTLTPLGKSLLEPVSLLARWAEEHAEELAFEQDC; this is translated from the coding sequence ATGAGTGAACACGACGTCTTCCTCGCCGATTGTCCCGCGCGCACCACGCTGGCCCTTGTCGCCGATACCTGGTCTGTGGTCGTGATCTTCGGGCTCGGCGACGGGCCGCAACGCTACAGCGAATTGCGGGACCGTATCGGGGGGATCAGCAAGAAGATGCTGACACAGACATTGCGCAAGCTGGAGGCGTCACGGCTGGTCGAGCGTCGTGTCCTCGCCGCCGCGCCGCCCGGGACGGAATACACGCTCACCCCGCTCGGGAAAAGCCTTCTGGAACCGGTGTCGCTGCTGGCGCGCTGGGCCGAGGAGCATGCCGAGGAACTCGCATTCGAGCAGGATTGCTGA
- a CDS encoding NADPH-dependent F420 reductase gives MRISILGAGNMAEVLGAKWAANGHDLMITGRSSEKAAALADRLNARTGSFAEAALHADAALIAVLYQGMEYTLERIGDGLRGKPIIDCNNPVEIEGFTLTTPPGESMAQQIAKATGGHVVKAFNLCHADVWRMPSIAFDGRPLTVPYCGDHPTALHATTRLIEDVGGVPLQTGDLRHAHYLEASAAIIIAQLFRGRPTRTVFNLVDDQTPATQ, from the coding sequence ATGAGAATCTCGATCCTCGGAGCCGGAAACATGGCCGAGGTCCTCGGTGCCAAATGGGCCGCAAACGGACACGACCTGATGATCACCGGACGGTCTTCAGAAAAGGCCGCCGCCCTGGCCGATCGTTTGAACGCACGCACCGGCAGCTTCGCCGAGGCGGCGCTGCACGCCGACGCCGCTCTGATCGCCGTGCTGTACCAAGGCATGGAGTACACCCTCGAACGTATCGGGGACGGCCTGCGCGGCAAGCCCATCATCGACTGCAACAACCCCGTCGAAATCGAGGGATTCACCCTCACCACCCCGCCCGGGGAATCGATGGCCCAGCAGATCGCGAAGGCGACCGGCGGACACGTGGTCAAGGCATTCAACCTCTGCCACGCCGACGTATGGCGCATGCCGTCGATAGCCTTCGACGGCCGCCCACTCACCGTGCCCTACTGCGGAGACCACCCGACCGCCCTCCACGCGACCACCCGACTCATCGAAGACGTCGGCGGAGTTCCACTGCAGACCGGCGATCTGCGGCACGCCCACTACCTCGAGGCAAGCGCCGCCATCATCATCGCCCAACTGTTCCGCGGCCGTCCCACACGCACGGTGTTCAACCTGGTCGACGACCAGACACCAGCAACGCAATAA